From Hippea alviniae EP5-r, one genomic window encodes:
- a CDS encoding DUF3108 domain-containing protein, which translates to MLKKLLIVVFLVFVSSWAVAEELNLKSFKAKYKFDFSGLNAAKGELTAKLDNNTYTINFSGKTVSPVKWFFKLKVKIKDAIDLSNNRDIYYYSSIERPKKVKKIYVKFDNRTQATVLYQKNSDKKEYIVKSKNGVFSPLTVYMFFITHKIELGKAYYRDVVVSKKLYRIKILPIKEETINLDSFGREKGKRRVLKAELSFYKLDRNGELIKNEKVKKLVVWVSLKPPQLPVLVQMWHFIGVFEAKLIDLKVY; encoded by the coding sequence ATGCTTAAAAAGTTGCTTATAGTGGTTTTTTTGGTTTTTGTATCATCTTGGGCAGTTGCTGAAGAGCTAAATCTAAAATCGTTTAAGGCAAAGTATAAGTTTGACTTTAGCGGCCTTAATGCAGCAAAAGGAGAATTAACAGCAAAACTTGATAACAACACCTATACTATAAACTTTAGTGGAAAAACCGTCTCTCCGGTCAAATGGTTTTTTAAATTAAAGGTGAAAATCAAAGATGCAATAGATTTATCGAACAATAGGGATATATATTATTACTCTTCAATAGAAAGGCCTAAAAAGGTAAAAAAGATTTATGTTAAATTTGATAACAGAACTCAAGCAACTGTTCTGTATCAGAAGAATTCGGACAAAAAAGAGTATATTGTAAAGTCAAAAAATGGTGTTTTCTCACCTTTAACCGTCTATATGTTTTTTATTACGCACAAGATAGAATTGGGCAAAGCTTATTACAGAGATGTTGTTGTATCCAAGAAACTTTATAGAATAAAAATTTTGCCCATCAAGGAAGAAACAATAAACCTTGACTCTTTCGGAAGAGAAAAGGGAAAAAGAAGGGTTTTGAAAGCAGAACTTTCTTTTTATAAGCTTGATAGAAACGGTGAGCTTATAAAAAACGAAAAGGTTAAAAAGTTGGTTGTTTGGGTTTCTCTAAAGCCTCCGCAGTTGCCAGTCTTGGTTCAAATGTGGC